The sequence AGTTTTAAAGAATTAGTGTCCAGTTACTTGATGTTTTGAGTCCAGTGCAAATAGAGAAATGCTCAATCACCTGTGATTCAGTTTTAAAGAATTAGTGTCACTTGCACTGACAACAGCGACAGTCAAGAAAGAGCAAGTGCTAGAAGAACGGTTTCATGATCCACATCATCAAGAGCGCAATTGGCTGTGTGACTTGAGAACTGCTATATAGGTAAATTATAGGTAATACCTGTAAAGATAGAAACAGTGTTAGAGCCTGGTGACAGTGCCTATAACAGTACCTAGACAAGAGATAAATATGAGCAACACTGGACGTAATAAACGACTAGCTTCATTCAACTGCGATGTAGAACTTTGGGAAAAGTTCACCCGCCAGTGTCGAGATAACAGTACAACAGCCACTGCCGTACTAATTGATTTTATCTCCCACTACGTAGATAATTCCTTAGACGATGTCCATTAAAGAATTATTTGTCAGTTTTAAAGAATTAGTGTCCAGTTACTTGATGTTTTGAGTCCAGTGCAAATAGAGAAATGCTCAATCACCTGTGATTCAGTTTTAAAGAATTAGTGTCACTTGCACTGACAACAGCGACAGTCAAGAAAGAGCAAGTGCTAGAAGAACGGTTTCATGATCCACATCATCAAGAGCGCAATTGGCTGTGTGACTTGAGAACTGCTATATAGGTAAATTATAGGTAATACCTGTAAAGATAGAAACAGTGTTAGAGCCTGGTGACAGTGCCTATAACAGTACCTAGACAAGAGATAAATATGAGCAACACTGGACGTAATAAACGACTAGCTTCATTCAACTGCGATGTAGAACTTTGGGAAAAGTTCACCCGCCAGTGTCGAGATAACAGTACAACAGCCACTGCCGTACTAATTGATTTTATCTCCCACTACGTAGATAATTCCTTAGACGAACTAGCTATGAGTTTAGAGAAGATAACAGCTCAAGGAAAAATAGATTGGGAACAGCTGATTAAACAACAGGTAGATAAGTATCTAGAACAACGTTTGCCCTCTTACCTAGATAAATATATAGCTGAGTTACAGCAAACAGGTAAAGAACACCAAATAAATCCTCAAAATCAAGAGTATTGGTTAGTCAAAGAACGAGCTAAATATTTAGGAATAGAAATAACTGACAATCAACTCATACATATCGAATTGTATGCCAATGACGCTTTTAAACAAAGGCATGGAACTTTACCTAAGAAAAAGCTATTTCGTAATATTGAGTCTTTCACTTATCCCCAAAGTGATGTTGATATTTTAGATGCAGCTATATTAAAAATAACGGGGATTGAAAGAGAAAACTGAAAAGACTTACTTACCTTTATGAAAGTGGGGTTACTGATGCACGCGCTAGAGACGAATGGTAATTTTTAACTAGTAAGATGCTCTATTAACAATTCTTATATGTGGGATTATTCAGCTAAATGGACATTCTGCTAGTAGGTTTACTACGAGTCAACAAAATGGATTTCAAAGATGAAACATTGAGAGCTAAGTCAGGCTTTTCTAGGGAAAAGATGGCAATCTTTCGTAGCATTTCATATAGAGTTTCAGCCTGTCCCCCTGACCTTTCATAAAGAATGTTTACGACGGCACTATCACTTGCGAGATTTAATGGTTGTTTCCATTCGCCTAGAACTTGAGACTCCCAACTTGATACGACTTCGGCTATTTCTTGCTTCTGGAATGAGCTAAATTCATGCCAATCTAAGAATGTATTGGCTACATCCGTGTATTTCTTACTTTGACGAGTGAGAATTTCGTGTAGATAAAGCGAACCTACAGGAATTACGGAAATTTTTAAGTGGCGAGCAATTTCAACAAGCTCGTTAAAAGATTGATAGCTGAGGTAATGTGCATTCCCAACGATTAGCACACTAACGTTGTAGTAACTGAGTGTCATCCAAGTACGATTTCTTAAAAGTTTTAATTGACATACTCCCGTAAAAGGATTACTCAGTTCTGACAAAATTGCTAGAAATAAATCTGTTGGAGAACCAGGCTGTTGAACTTGTGCATAAACAACAGGCATGGGAATTGTATGTAAACTTCCTCGTTTCCGCACATATCTCAGGCGATAAAATTGACAAGCTTTTCTCAAATCTGCACAACTAACTGCAACAACATAACCATTAGCTCTAGAGTCACGTTGCAAATCTAACCAGTTGAAAAGTTGTCGGTCTCGGATGAAAAGGTAATAGGTATCACTTTTTCTCAGACGCTCAATTAAAGATTCTATTTCTGGCGAATGTTTTGATAGCGCCCCCAGGTCAGTTTCCGGCTCTTGCTCTTCTAACAATTGTTGATAATTTAGTGATGATTGCGCCATAAAGACTACCAATTCTCTTCCATAATTTGGTTCCAGTCATAAGCAATGGTTGGAATCGGTTTAACGCATTGTTGTTTGGGTTCACTGACCAAGTTGAAAGCTGATTGTTCAGATAGTTCAGGAGCATCTGTTTCCCTTTCTAAAACAACAGCAGTCTCCTTTTCTTCAGGAAATAATTCAATAACTTTGCTTTGATTTAATTTGCGGTTAATCCGTTTTTGTTCTGAAGCTCGTCGTTGTTTAAGTGTCTTGATTTTCTCTTGAGCAAACTCATTTAAAGCTAGTCGCTCTGATAATATTGATGACTGGTCAATAGCTTTACCACCAGAGCGAATTTTTTGCTTTGTTGCCTTCCACTCTTTCAACGACAGTCGTTCTTCATCTAAATCTCTGGCTTTTACCGTACCTAGAAAAACAGATGCTTGATTGTTCTTCTCCACGCTATAAACTAGGAGAGTAACAATATTGCTGGGATTGTATCTGAGAGTGACTTGTTGTCCCTCAAATTTTTGTAGCCAAGTAGCACTATAGATTAAACACTCAAACTGTACACAGCCATACGCTTGCACACAGCGCGGTACTGTCTTCATTAAGCATATATCTAACGCACGTTCTTCTAGCAGCTGAGGTTGTTTGCCAATTAACCCTGCCCACCACCGTTGAATTCGTGTCTGATTCTTGACTCTTGGATAGAGATGTTGATTGTAGTGGTCAACAAAATATCGAGTTAATATTCTTTCAAATTCTTCGTAGGTGATGCAGGCATACTTTTCGGCATCTGATGGTCTTTTTTGGACATTGGAGCCTTTATAGCCTGGTAGCATTGACAAAACTTCCTTATTTGCCTTGTCAAACAGGCTTTCAATTAAACCTCCTTGCTGCGGATAAGCACGTAACCGTAGTTGAATGTTCAAATCCATTGCAATTTGTCGCAAATGCCCAGATTTAAATTCCTTAGCTCGGTCTGTGACAATATACTCAGGCAAACCCGCAAGCATCCACTCATGTTGTATTTGGTAATCAGGCGGATACTGCTTGGGCCTCATAGCATGACGCAGAGCTAGCGCTACTTCATGAGATCCTGCTGCCTCAAAGCCTAGATAGAACCCCATTGCACACCCGGAATAGCTATCGATGACAACAGTAATGTAGAGACTACCAGCTAGTTCCAAATTTTCATTTACTAATAAACTGTCTAAACGAGTATGGTCTATTTGCCAGACTTGATTACTACGCTCAACTACTAACTCTCCTGCTGTTGTCTTAATTACAATCCGAGAACCTTGCCCTGGATGCCGGACTTTTTTCTTTTCAACTAAGGGAGCTAGCACTTGATAAACAAAAACATGGCTTGGGTATTCACCCTCTTTCAACCCTAATTCTAATTCGGCATGTCCCTGAACCTGGTTATAAACTTGGTTGCGATTCATGCGACGGCTATTTTTATTGCCATCTTTATAGGTTTTTTCGATAAAATCTATCCAATACTCCACGCTCTGATGCCATTGCTTTTTCCCTCTGCGTTTCCCAGCATCTGAGCGTGTGGCTTTGGCTATTGCTGCTAATCCTTCTTTGTCAGCTTTAGACAACATGCGGGTAATGGTTCGTGGATGCTTCCCTAACTTTTGCGCCCACTGTTTGATACGTTCTTGTTTGCTATCACCAGAAGCAGTACGGATATCCTCTATTGCATCCATTTTTAAAAGAATCTCTGTTTTCGTTTGGGCATCCTCAATTTGCTCAATCAAGATTTTGCGGTCTTGTTGAGTGGACACCGTCAACTCCGTCCCTATGGGTGCCACCTCAAACAGATTGTTTTGTTCATCTTGTCTAGCTTTCTTTTCTAGCATTGATGCTTTTAAGTATTACAAACGTGCTACTTGCGCCCGAAAAGGCATTTAATTATTTAAGCTTAGTCGAGCCACTTTTTCAAGAAAAGGCATTTAATTATTTAAAAGTCTTCAAGATATATAAAAGCGGCAAAAAGCACCAACCCCTTTATTTATAAGGTTTTTAGCCTCTTACACCACTTGACACTAATTCTTGAAAAATGACAAATAATTCTTTAATGGACAGTTGAGGTTCTAATTCTGCCAATGTGAAAAATTGAATATCACCTTGGTTTTGCCGTGTATTACATGGATAAAACTGCTTTTTAATTATTTCCTCCAAATAATCTGCTCTGGTTAATCCCGAACACTCAGAAACAATACCTAACTGCTTCCAAGTATCATCTGTTAGTCGCAAAGAACGGACTTCACGATAGTCATCATTTTTGAGTGTAAACTTACCTTGAATCCCACATTCCGCAGATTGGTAAATCATGTCCTTGTTTTAAGAGTTAAGAGTTCCCTTTCATTAGCGATCGCGGCTTTTCTGAGGTAATGGTTTTTCTAAAATTTTACACGCAATACTGACAAAATTTCTCTAACTGGGGCTTTATCTGCTTCTAGCTTCTCTATTCTCTCTAATAGTCGTTTTGGAATGTACTTGCACTTTTTAACAAGGCGATCGCCATCTTTCCAAAACTCATAGTGATACCAAGCCTGGGGATAATCTTTACCGTGAAGAGTGATGGTTTTCCACTCAATGGAGCCACTACCCAATCCTTTATCCCGCCTAGTTTTACTAGGGCTGTTTTTACAAGGGGATATCTCTGACTGCTCAACATCTTTACTAAGGCTGTTTTTACTGGGGGATATCTCTGACTGCTCGACATCTTTACTAGGGCTGTTTTCGATATCCCCCAGTAATTTGTTTTTACTAGGGCTAGTTACAACACCCAGTAATCCCAAAATTTCTTTAATTGGGCGCTTCTTGAACTCTGCTTCTTGAATAACCCCCAGTAAATTCTTGGGAATGTATTTGGTTTTCTTCCTTCCTTTTTCTTGCCAATGATAATAAGCCTGGGGGTAGTCCTTTCCACCCCTAGTAATGGTGCGCCAATGAATGCTACCGTTACCCTCACCCCAATTTCTGCGCTTTTTACTAGGGCTATCTTTACTGGGGGATATCTCTATTTGTTCAGAATTTTTACTAGGGCTATCTTTACTGGGGGATATTTCTACTTGCTCAGAATTTTTACTAGGGCTATTATCAATACCCCCCAGTAAAAATTCCGATACCGCAGGCGGGTGGTTTCGACAGGAGTTTGAAAACTCAGATATTTCATCACTGCAAATTCTGGATAATTCCATATGACTTGTCAAAAAACACTGTTGCTGCGCCTGTACTACCGTGGCGAGATTTAGCCATGATGAGTTCTAGAATTCCTTGGTCTTCTGTATTCGGGTTGTAGTAATCGTCCCGGTAAGCAAGGATGATATTATCGGCAACCATCTCTAGAATTCCTGACTGGCTGAGGTCACTCATCATCGGACGCTTATTCTGTCTACTCTCTACTCCCCTGGAGATTTGAGAAAGTGCCAGCACTGGAACATCTAAATCCCCAGCCATTTTGTAAATTCCCCTGGCCACATCTCCGAGTTCATAACTGCGGTTACCACCAGAGTCCTCTGCCATCATTTGCAGGTAATCGACTACAACTAACCCTAGCTTTCCTTCTTTAGCTTTAACTTGACGGCATTCAGAAGCAATTCCAGAAACGGTAATGCCTCGGCTATCATTTATGTACAGAGGCAGTTCAGAAGCAATACCAATAATTTTGGCAACGCTATCAAACTCCCAGTCAGCTAGGGGTTCAGAGCCGGCGCGGTGTCTGCGGATGCGATCGCATTTTAAAGGCAGCAACTCAAAATGCTTGTAGGCATTGGTGACACTTATTAAACTCCACAACCGATACTCCAATTGCTTTTTAGTCATCTCTAGTGAAAAGAAGATGACGGGTAACTTGTGAAGTAGTATCATCTGCAAAGCTAGAAAACTAGCAATGAAAGACTTTCCCATTGATGGTCTGCCGCCAACAATGGTGAGAGTGCCACCTTCAAATCCCACCATTAACTTATCGAGTTCAGAAAGTCCCGTAGGATAAATGGGACTTTTAGACTCTAATTCTTCATAAGCAGCAATGTTAATCGTGCTGTTGTGTTCAGTGTTTGAGCCTAAGCTTTGGTGAGAAAGTTGAAAGATTTTTTGTTCTGAGCGGTCAAGGATAACTGGTAGCTCAGTTTCTGTCTCGTAGCCCAGATGCACAATTTCATTGCCAGCCTTGATCAACTGCCGCCGCATATACTTATCCATCACCAACTCAGCTAAGGCATCGATGTTGACAGCTGACACGGTGCGGTCTATGAGCGTTGCTAATTTATTTCTACCACCAATACGGGCAAGCAAATCGTGGTCAGCAAGCCAGCTTGTGACCGCCAGCAAGTCAGTAGGTTTACTTTGACTGTAGAGCCTAAGAGCTGCTTGATAGATATCTTTGTGGGAGCTAATGTAAAAGGCTTCTGGAATCAGCTGATCGCTCACCCTACCCATCGCTTCTGGATCAAGCATTATCCCACCCAAAATCGCCTCTTCCACTTCGATGTTTTGGGGTGGTAGGCGATCGCTGCCTTGAAAACTTAGTTGTTCAGCCATAAGCAACTTGAAATTTTAGATTGAGGAGGGCAAAGCTTTTGAAAGTAGGCAATTTATCAACTAAACCCACTCATTTTGAACTGGGCTAAAGCCCACAGGCTTTTAGCCGTGGGTTGCTTACGTGGGACTCGCCGTAATCTCTGATTCGTTGAGCCACTCTGTGATCGCGCATACACGCAGATTCAGGCAGAGGTGTAGGTAGTTGACTCATGTTTTGCCTCTCAAGTTTTCAATGGCTTGCAGCCGTTGTTCCTCAATTTCTTGTTGAAGCTTTTTCGCAATTTGGCTGTTTCTCGATTTTTTGGATGAAGAATGCTGCGAATCCAAGAATTTTTCGTAATAAACCTCCCAGCGATTTTTTCCGGCTTTGTTCTTGTGAGCTAACCAAGCTTCGATGTCGTTCACTGGCTGACTAAGATTTTTGGTTTTTTCCACACAAAAATTCAAAAAACTCGCTCGCTCTTCTTCTGAGAGAGTCTGAATAAAGTCTGAATAAGTCTTAGGATCTGAAGATTGGCTCTGGGCAAGGCTTTCAGAACTCGGTTGTTGCGTAGCGATCGCGTCTGTTGCGTCATGATCACGCTTGTTGCGTAGCGATCGCGCTTGTTGTCTGTAGGCAACAGTGTTGTCTGTAGGCAACACTGTTGTCTCATCGCAACAATGAAGCCCCCCAGCTAAAATTTTGACTTTGACTTTCAGTAGTTCAAGGTCAACAAATCCCTTGTCATCTAAGGCTTTGAGAGCGCGGCTAACTGTAGAGCGATGTACTTCTTTATTCTCTGTTGACAGTTGCCTAGCTATCCCAGAAACAGACAACTCAACCCCGTCGCCATAAGGGTCGAGAGTGCGAATGTAGTACAGCACATCTTTCTGTGCTGGCGTTAATTCTCGGCAGGCTTTCAGCCATTCTTCGTGCTGGAGTGGGTAAAATTTACCTTGAATTTTTGAACTGTTTTGTGTCATTATTTTCCTAATCAGCAAAAAAATCTTCAGCCCCTGTCCCCCCAGACAGGGGCTATTTCAAATACCAGCTATTTGACGCACAGAAATAAAGAGCAGGGCGATTAGGAACTTCAGGTGCAACTTGATGTATGCCGAAACTTTCTGAACCTACGCCCTCAAAAGTGTCGTCAAAGCAAGTATTAGCCGAAGTTAGGCTCTACTCGAGAAAAGCAGATGTTATGTTTTAAGTCATGTGTTGACTGGGTTTGAAAAGAGAAAGTCCCTTGTTATCATTTAATTATCCATATCTTCAAAAATCCTCATACCGTTCTCCCTAAATACCGCATACTATAACAGATAACTAATCCTATAATTAGCTAGCAATGCAAAATTTTGTAACAGAGGAAACTTCTCTTTACCAGCAACTATTTGACGAGATGTTTGATAGGTTCAGCCTTTCGGCAAAGGTTGTAGCCAAGCAAGCTGGAGTTTCCGAGGTACTAATTTCCAGATTCCGTAAGGGAAAGGCTGACTTGGGAACTAGAAAGTTTCTAGCATTGTTAGGGGCTGTTCCTATGGAAGCAAGGGAATGGTACTTGTCTCAGCTGCTTGGGGCGAAACCGGGTGTAAGCCTGCAAAAGCTTGTATCTACTGCTTCTCCTGTAGAAAAAGTTGAAATCCTTAACTTGATTGCCCATTCTTTCCTAGAAGAGCGCAAAACTACTGGGACAAGTGAATGGATGTCATCAGCAGTGTGATCCATAGCAATCCCACGGTATAAGCGAACATAAGGGATAATATGTGTACTTGTTACCTGCTCACATCCTATTTTCCAGCGATCCGATTGGATGCTCCCCATGTTCGTCAGTCCAAAATACTTGCATGGTAAAGATTTTGTGTGGGGATGGTCAAATGATTTTAGGTATAAACTCATAGTCTACCAAGTTAACATTATTACTTCAGTCAGTTCGTAATGGCTGTATCCCTGATAACTTTGTGAAAATTTTAGAGATGCTCAGTTGGAGGTGCAGTCTGGGGTCTTGCAAGCCTGGTATACCCTAATTTACTTTACCCTTTGAGAAGCCGTCCTCTGTATATCTACGCATACACTGAACGTCAATGCTTTTTATTCGTAAAAATAATCATCCGTAACTAGTTAACGATCTGGATGCTGTGACTGCGGGGGATGAGCCTGAAAATGTAACTTATGTCTGCAATGTGGAATTGAAAAAAGGTGATGTAGAGGTTTTGTTATATAGAATTTGCAATTTGGTGTAAAAACAGAATTGTATCAAAATGCGTATTTTTTTCCATCAAATGATACTTATTGAGTTAGGGAGTGAAGTGTGAAACTGAGAAAGAATCAGTAAATACTTTGGCACAAATCGAGTTTGGTGGAGTAAAGAGAAGTTTATGTGAATAAACGGTAACTTATGCAGTTTACTTCAAATCTATCTCTACTTTATTTATTGACTAAGTTGATTTCATTAAACATGGCTATAAAAAGGAATAATCAACAGATGACAGAGAATACGACTCAGCAGACAGGACGAGTGGTGATTATTACTGGGGATAAAGGAGGTGTGGGTAAATCCACATTTGCTAGAGGATTACTTCAGCTATATATCAACAAAAAGTTGAAGTATTTGGCTTACGATTCGGATCATCGCAATGCTCAATTATACAGACACTATAATTCGGTGGAACCTGGAGTAAAGCTGCTGGATATTTTTACTAGAGGTGGTGCCGACGACTTGTTGGTAGACTTGGAAAGTGAACGTCTCCCACTAGCATTGGTTGACTTACCAGCCCAATCTGGCGCGTTTTTTGAAGAGTTCGAGAAGGACTTGGGCGTTTTTGATGCAGTTAAAGAATTGGGCTACAGAGTCACTATGGTAAACGTATTGTCCAGGGTAAAAGACTCAGTGAATATTCTGCGTGTCCTTCATGAGTATTGTGGCGATCGCGTGGATTATGTAGTTGTGAAGAATCTGTTTCATGGAGAAGCCGATAAGTTTGAGCGATATCAAGACTCTGAAACTCGTACCAAACTTTTGTCAGCTGGGGCTATGGAAATTCTGATGCCCGACTTGTTTTTCAAACCTTATGATTATATTGATGAAAAAAACTTGCCTTTTAGTGCAGTTTTAGAGAGCAAAGAAGCCAACATTGTTGTTAAATCTCGTGTTTCAGCTTGGCTTAAGGAATTTGAACAAAACGTCTTGGTTGCAGCTTGTTTGTTGGGGTTAGAAAATGCAGCAACAAGTCAGGCCGCTTAATCAAAATCCTCTAGATATTCTCCTTAATTCCAAGCGACTGGTGATGACAGTTGGTGCTGGAGGGGAGACGAAACAGCCTAAAAAGCTTGGTGTATAAGATGGGTAGCGTTTTGTGATAGAAAAAGGTAGGTCTAGTTTTGTCAATAAGACCTACTTAATGATAATGTTAGCTATATTGTACCAAAAGCACTTAAAAAGTCAATTGAGTTTAGCAGAATATCTGTTGCTAAAAATTTTGATACATCTGTTGCAGTCAATCAAAGAAGTAACTTTAGAAAAATTAGCGAATGCGCTACCTTTGGGAATTAAATTTGAAAGCAGAAGAAAAAGAATACAAAGATTTTTATCATTACCAAATCTCACAATTGAAAAAGTTTGGTTGCCAATTATTCAAGAACTAATAGCAAACTACTTCCAGAATGA is a genomic window of Fortiea contorta PCC 7126 containing:
- a CDS encoding ATP-binding protein, with protein sequence MAQSSLNYQQLLEEQEPETDLGALSKHSPEIESLIERLRKSDTYYLFIRDRQLFNWLDLQRDSRANGYVVAVSCADLRKACQFYRLRYVRKRGSLHTIPMPVVYAQVQQPGSPTDLFLAILSELSNPFTGVCQLKLLRNRTWMTLSYYNVSVLIVGNAHYLSYQSFNELVEIARHLKISVIPVGSLYLHEILTRQSKKYTDVANTFLDWHEFSSFQKQEIAEVVSSWESQVLGEWKQPLNLASDSAVVNILYERSGGQAETLYEMLRKIAIFSLEKPDLALNVSSLKSILLTRSKPTSRMSI
- a CDS encoding Mu transposase C-terminal domain-containing protein — encoded protein: MLEKKARQDEQNNLFEVAPIGTELTVSTQQDRKILIEQIEDAQTKTEILLKMDAIEDIRTASGDSKQERIKQWAQKLGKHPRTITRMLSKADKEGLAAIAKATRSDAGKRRGKKQWHQSVEYWIDFIEKTYKDGNKNSRRMNRNQVYNQVQGHAELELGLKEGEYPSHVFVYQVLAPLVEKKKVRHPGQGSRIVIKTTAGELVVERSNQVWQIDHTRLDSLLVNENLELAGSLYITVVIDSYSGCAMGFYLGFEAAGSHEVALALRHAMRPKQYPPDYQIQHEWMLAGLPEYIVTDRAKEFKSGHLRQIAMDLNIQLRLRAYPQQGGLIESLFDKANKEVLSMLPGYKGSNVQKRPSDAEKYACITYEEFERILTRYFVDHYNQHLYPRVKNQTRIQRWWAGLIGKQPQLLEERALDICLMKTVPRCVQAYGCVQFECLIYSATWLQKFEGQQVTLRYNPSNIVTLLVYSVEKNNQASVFLGTVKARDLDEERLSLKEWKATKQKIRSGGKAIDQSSILSERLALNEFAQEKIKTLKQRRASEQKRINRKLNQSKVIELFPEEKETAVVLERETDAPELSEQSAFNLVSEPKQQCVKPIPTIAYDWNQIMEENW
- the dnaB gene encoding replicative DNA helicase; the encoded protein is MAEQLSFQGSDRLPPQNIEVEEAILGGIMLDPEAMGRVSDQLIPEAFYISSHKDIYQAALRLYSQSKPTDLLAVTSWLADHDLLARIGGRNKLATLIDRTVSAVNIDALAELVMDKYMRRQLIKAGNEIVHLGYETETELPVILDRSEQKIFQLSHQSLGSNTEHNSTINIAAYEELESKSPIYPTGLSELDKLMVGFEGGTLTIVGGRPSMGKSFIASFLALQMILLHKLPVIFFSLEMTKKQLEYRLWSLISVTNAYKHFELLPLKCDRIRRHRAGSEPLADWEFDSVAKIIGIASELPLYINDSRGITVSGIASECRQVKAKEGKLGLVVVDYLQMMAEDSGGNRSYELGDVARGIYKMAGDLDVPVLALSQISRGVESRQNKRPMMSDLSQSGILEMVADNIILAYRDDYYNPNTEDQGILELIMAKSRHGSTGAATVFFDKSYGIIQNLQ
- a CDS encoding MarR family transcriptional regulator gives rise to the protein MTQNSSKIQGKFYPLQHEEWLKACRELTPAQKDVLYYIRTLDPYGDGVELSVSGIARQLSTENKEVHRSTVSRALKALDDKGFVDLELLKVKVKILAGGLHCCDETTVLPTDNTVAYRQQARSLRNKRDHDATDAIATQQPSSESLAQSQSSDPKTYSDFIQTLSEEERASFLNFCVEKTKNLSQPVNDIEAWLAHKNKAGKNRWEVYYEKFLDSQHSSSKKSRNSQIAKKLQQEIEEQRLQAIENLRGKT